The region CCAAATGCGATTGGTTATACCGACTCTAAAGGTATTTTCCCGGCACGTAAGGCAATCTGCCAGTACTACCAGCAAAAAGGCATTCTGGATATGCACGTTAATGATGTGTATATCGGTAATGGTGTATCTGAGCTGATTGTCATGGCAATGCAAGGTTTGCTGGATGACGGCGATGAAATGCTGATTCCAATGCCTGATTATCCGCTTTGGACGGCAGCAGTGAATCTCTCTGGCGGTACTGCAATTCACTACAAATGTGATGAAGAAAATTACTGGTATCCAGACATCGCGGATATGGAAAGCAAAATCACGCCGAATACCCGCGGTATCGTGATCATTAACCCAAACAACCCGACGGGCTCAGTTTATCCACGTCATGTATTACAACAAATCGTGGATCTGGCGAAAAAGCACGACCTGATTTTGTTTGCTGACGAAATCTACGACAAGATCGTTTATGACGGTATCGAGCATGTAGCTGTTGCATCACTTGCCGGTGATCAGCTGTGTATCTCTTTCAATGGTCTGTCTAAAGCCTACCGTATTGCAGGTTACCGTTCTGGCTGGATGGCCATTACTGGTGACAAGTCTCGTGCAGCAGATTATATCGAAGGTCTGGATATGCTGGCATCGATGCGCCTTTGCGCCAATCATCAGGCACAATATGCAATTCAAACTGCCCTCGGTGGTTATCAGTCGATTAATGACCTGATCCGCCCAGGTGGTCGTCTGTATGAACAACGCAATATTGCCTGGGAAATGCTGAATGAAATTCCTGGCGTCACTTGTGTCAAACCTGAAGGCGCGATGTACTGCTTCCCTCGCTTAGATCCGGAAATTTATCCGATTGAAGATGATGAAAAACTGATGCTGGATCTGCTGCGTGCCGAGAAAGTATTACTGGTACAAGGTACAGGTTTTAACTGGCCAACTCCGGATCATTTCCGTGTGGTATTCCTACCAGCAGAAAATGAATTGCGTGAAGCCATTAACCGTTTAGGTCGTTTCTTGGCAAAAATGCGTTAATAGCACCGATAAAAAAACCGCGTTTAATCACGCGGTTTTTTTATTCCTATTCATTCCCTTTTAGGTCTTTCAGGGGATT is a window of Acinetobacter sp. ASP199 DNA encoding:
- a CDS encoding pyridoxal phosphate-dependent aminotransferase; the protein is MSQKKSVIFKNLLPVIKQYQQLGFTHEKIVALLRDEHNLDLVTTETFKSYLYRYAKVTSTLSENIKMPNTFQNPREIKKSSKLEHVCYDIRGPVLRAANEMEEAGHKIIKLNIGNPAPFGFEAPQEIINDVALNLPNAIGYTDSKGIFPARKAICQYYQQKGILDMHVNDVYIGNGVSELIVMAMQGLLDDGDEMLIPMPDYPLWTAAVNLSGGTAIHYKCDEENYWYPDIADMESKITPNTRGIVIINPNNPTGSVYPRHVLQQIVDLAKKHDLILFADEIYDKIVYDGIEHVAVASLAGDQLCISFNGLSKAYRIAGYRSGWMAITGDKSRAADYIEGLDMLASMRLCANHQAQYAIQTALGGYQSINDLIRPGGRLYEQRNIAWEMLNEIPGVTCVKPEGAMYCFPRLDPEIYPIEDDEKLMLDLLRAEKVLLVQGTGFNWPTPDHFRVVFLPAENELREAINRLGRFLAKMR